One genomic region from Lycorma delicatula isolate Av1 chromosome 9, ASM4794821v1, whole genome shotgun sequence encodes:
- the LOC142330244 gene encoding ankyrin repeat domain-containing protein 27-like: MESNYDEDLNDNIFFQILQSDHYELFNKAIHDGWIICVPRAGSLPKYALAQEDLFSHILIPSDELPETHFRTLNDREVKICNRVVTVEPNDNSAPFSTHVLFEETFYDSELLKYKILCIENPLELYSDFHKEDVDSSVITVQTLRDCIDLLWIESAGKEILEKMDEAIKNFMVANDRLEYKSLQRQRDLVGGLYTNCLQITLQDSRLRSKTNSNKYLLQNIKTSVESYVHHAIYKKLIKGITACTAYEDANFNKIVRNLSDLQLRDLDVRLDLYDTVSKAKSQLSRVDGYCTVLGKIGCLRRTIAAISKYESPNISQGNVVTADDLLPILVFLVIKSGLPNWIAHLTYMKLFNFSASLSNQVDQNCFLLTTLEAAIEHIKSGLLLGPSEPEGQFVYEGITNDNGVKESIDISNSLNNLLKIRDTNRSSLSILFDLARQGKGDELKSILENSETDKERILLESDLSSKLCHPLCSCDNCERQISQNLCNTTPTIHSCDDRGYTVLHIASMHGKPKVVDVLLSCGANPDASDYSGSTPLHYASSRGHQNALLLLIHCGAAVDVIDNEGNMPLHLAAGNGHEACVKALLYFTEHIGVKIDVNSKNRHGETALHNAARWGYESIVKILLDYGANPTIENKRKLTPVDYAHSLHISCLLSSFTKKTIVNVKITKNEAVKQDVTVAAASTKELDFNDEDKSTNVDKKKMDVGIRPRTTDQIRLVERLLRAIAYGDIRLACFYLGLELPSLRSECIEKTHSCHPLCLCSKAVHHDLPESETDSRLTESVNVNVCNSEGYTPLHIAVMHGQVELVKMLLSAGAIINLRTRNKNRTALHIACENKLVQVAQLLLETDMCNINIQDSLGNTPLHYACMTKNTRLVELLLKFKPNLQVRNNTGKTPQEEAEEKMSLTLVRLLSNACTSAFKISV, translated from the coding sequence ATGGAGTCAAATTATGATGAGGATTTAAACGAcaatatcttttttcaaattcttcaatCTGATCATTATGAATTGTTTAATAAAGCAATTCATGATGGATGGATTATTTGTGTTCCCAGAGCGGGTTCTTTACCTAAATATGCATTAGCTCAAGAAGATTTATTTAGTCACATTTTAATACCTAGTGATGAATTACCGGAAACACATTTCAGAACATTAAATGATAGggaagttaaaatttgtaatagagTTGTGACTGTTGAACCGAATGATAATTCTGCTCCCTTTAGTACGCATGTGTTATTTGAAGAAACGTTTTATGATAGTGAgctattaaagtataaaattttatgcattgaAAATCCTTTGGAATTATATTCCGATTTTCATAAAGAAGATGTTGATTCTAGTGTTATTACTGTTCAAACATTAAGAGACTGTATCGATTTATTGTGGATTGAAAGTGCTGGAAAAGAAATTTTGGAAAAGATGGATGAGGCAATTAAAAACTTTATGGTTGCAAATGATAGATTAGAATACAAGTCTTTACAGAGACAAAGAGATTTAGTAGGAGGTTTATATACAAACTGCCTACAGATTACTCTTCAAGATAGTAGATTAAGatcaaaaacaaattcaaataagTATCTCTTGCAGAATATAAAAACTAGTGTAGAATCTTATGTTCATCAtgccatttataaaaaattaatcaaaggtATAACTGCTTGTACAGCTTATGAAGatgctaattttaataaaattgttagaaatCTCTCAGATTTGCAGTTAAGAGATTTGGATGTACGGTTAGATTTATATGATACTGTATCCAAAGCTAAATCTCAACTTTCCAGAGTTGATGGTTATTGTACTGTTTTAGGAAAGATTGGTTGTTTGCGAAGGACTATAGCAGCGATTTCAAAATATGAATCTCCAAATATATCGCAAGGAAATGTTGTGACTGCTGATGATTTGTTACCGATACTTGTGTTCTTAGTTATTAAATCTGGCCTTCCTAATTGGATTGCACATTTAACatacatgaaattatttaatttttcagcatCATTATCAAATCAGGTTGATCAGAACTGTTTTTTACTTACAACTTTGGAAGCTGCTATTGAGCATATTAAATCCGGTTTATTGTTAGGTCCTTCAGAACCAGAAGGTCAATTTGTTTATGAAGGTATAACTAATGATAATGGTGTTAAAGAGAGTATTGATATTAgtaacagtttaaataatttattaaagataaggGATACTAATAGAAGTTCCTTATCCATACTTTTTGATTTAGCTCGACAGGGAAAAGGTGACGAATTAAAAAGTATTCTGGAGAATAGTGAAACTGATAAAGAACGAATTTTGCTTGAAAGTGATCTCAGTTCAAAATTGTGTCATCCATTGTGTTCATGTGATAATTGTGAACGACAGATTTCACAAAATCTTTGTAATACAACTCCCACAATACATTCCTGTGATGATAGAGGATACACAGTTTTACATATTGCCAGTATGCATGGTAAACCAAAAGTTGTGGATGTTTTATTGTCTTGTGGTGCTAATCCTGATGCTTCAGATTATTCTGGTTCTACTCCACTTCATTATGCTTCTTCTAGAGGTCATCAGaatgctttattattattgatacatTGTGGTGCTGCTGTTGATGTGATTGATAATGAAGGAAACATGCCACTTCATCTGGCAGCAGGAAATGGTCATGAAGCTTGTGTTAAagcgttattatattttacagagcATATTGGGGTAAAAATTGATGTTAATAGTAAGAATCGACATGGTGAAACTGCTTTACATAATGCTGCTCGTTGGGGTTATGaatcaattgttaaaatattacttgattACGGTGCTAATCCTACCAttgaaaataaacgaaaattaaCACCAGTTGATTATGCTCATAGTCTTCATATATCTTGTTTGTTGtcttctttcacaaaaaaaactatCGTAAatgtaaagattacaaaaaatgaagCTGTCAAACAAGATGTTACAGTAGCAGCTGCTTCAACAAAAGAATTAGATTTCAATGATGAAGATAAATCAACAAatgtagataagaaaaaaatggatGTTGGTATAAGACCACGAACTACAGACCAAATTAGGCTTGTTGAGAGATTATTACGTGCTATTGCTTATGGTGACATAAGACTTGCTTGTTTCTATTTAGGCTTAGAATTGCCATCACTTAGATCTGAATGCATTGAAAAAACTCATTCATGCCATCCTCTTTGCTTGTGCTCTAAAGCAGTCCATCATGATCTTCCTGAATCTGAAACAGATTCAAGGTTGACAGAATCTGTTAACGtaaatgtttgtaattctgaagGATATACTCCACTACATATTGCTGTTATGCATGGTCAGGTTGAGCTTGTAAAAATGCTACTAAGTGCTGGGGCTATTATAAATCTccgtacaagaaataaaaatagaacagcTCTTCATATTGCGtgtgaaaataaattagttcAAGTTGCTCAGTTGCTTTTAGAAACGGATATGTGCAACATTAATATTCAAGATTCTTTAGGTAACACACCATTACATTATGCTTGTATGACAAAAAATACTAGACTTGTAGAACTTTTACTGAAGTTTAAACCAAATCTTCAGGTTAGAAATAACACTGGGAAGACACCTCAAGAAGAAGCAGAAGAAAAAATGTCGCTTACTTTAGTTCGATTACTTTCAAATGCATGTACCAGTGCCTTCAAAATATCTGTATAG